One window from the genome of Sulfurihydrogenibium sp. encodes:
- the eno gene encoding phosphopyruvate hydratase produces MSTIIDIIGREVLDSRGNPTVEATVVLESGVVASAIVPSGASTGANEALELRDGDKKRFLGKGVLKAVENINTKIADLLIGEESEDQVRIDRLMIEADGTENKSNLGANAILAVSLAVARATAIEKEMPLYRYLGGVNAKVLPVPLMNVINGGAHADNELDFQEFMIVPVCGSSFKEALRAGVETFHVLKSVLKEKGYSTNVGDEGGFAPALRETKEALDMLMLAIDKAGYTPGEDIFIALDAASSEFYKDGKYLFEKRELTSDDMIILYEEIVGTYPVVSIEDGLAENDWEGWKNLTQALGNKVQLVGDDLFTTNPKIIKEGIKNNIANSVLIKLNQIGTLTETLDAIEMARINNYTAIISHRSGETEDAFIADLAVATNAGQIKTGSASRTDRIAKYNQLIRIEEELGENAIFKGKQVFKKFQFEE; encoded by the coding sequence ATGTCAACGATTATAGACATTATCGGAAGAGAAGTTTTAGATTCAAGGGGAAACCCAACGGTAGAAGCTACTGTTGTTCTTGAAAGCGGTGTTGTTGCATCTGCAATAGTTCCAAGCGGAGCATCAACAGGAGCTAATGAAGCATTGGAGCTTAGAGATGGAGATAAAAAAAGATTTCTTGGAAAAGGTGTTTTAAAAGCAGTTGAAAACATTAACACAAAAATTGCTGACCTTTTAATCGGTGAAGAATCAGAAGACCAAGTTAGAATAGATAGACTTATGATAGAGGCAGATGGAACAGAGAATAAATCAAACCTTGGAGCTAATGCAATATTAGCGGTTTCTTTAGCAGTTGCGAGAGCTACGGCAATAGAAAAGGAAATGCCATTATACAGATACTTAGGCGGAGTTAATGCTAAGGTTTTACCTGTTCCACTTATGAACGTAATCAATGGCGGAGCACACGCAGACAACGAATTAGATTTTCAAGAGTTTATGATCGTTCCAGTTTGCGGCAGTTCATTTAAAGAAGCTTTAAGAGCAGGCGTTGAAACATTTCACGTTCTCAAATCTGTATTAAAAGAAAAAGGCTACTCAACAAACGTTGGAGATGAAGGCGGATTTGCACCTGCTTTAAGAGAGACAAAAGAAGCATTAGACATGTTAATGCTTGCAATAGATAAAGCAGGTTACACACCCGGCGAAGATATCTTTATTGCCTTAGATGCCGCATCTTCTGAATTTTATAAAGATGGAAAATACTTATTTGAAAAAAGAGAATTAACATCTGATGACATGATAATCTTATACGAAGAAATCGTAGGAACGTACCCAGTAGTATCTATAGAAGATGGATTGGCTGAAAATGACTGGGAAGGATGGAAAAACTTAACACAAGCACTTGGAAACAAAGTTCAACTTGTTGGAGATGACCTTTTTACAACAAATCCAAAAATTATAAAAGAAGGGATTAAAAATAACATAGCAAACTCAGTTTTAATAAAATTAAACCAAATTGGTACTTTAACCGAAACGTTAGATGCTATAGAAATGGCAAGAATTAATAACTATACAGCAATCATTTCTCACAGGTCTGGAGAAACTGAAGACGCATTTATCGCAGATTTAGCGGTAGCAACCAATGCAGGACAGATTAAAACAGGTTCTGCATCAAGAACAGATAGAATAGCAAAATATAACCAATTAATTAGAATAGAGGAAGAACTTGGTGAGAACGCAATCTTCAAAGGAAAACAAG